The Ignavibacteriota bacterium genome segment CCGAAGAGATCGATCGCCGCCGTCCGCCCGTAATTATCGCTGAAGATCGCGCACCGCGCCTTCTCCTCGGGTGTCAGGCGGTTGTACACCGCGGCGACCGCCGCTGCCTTCTCCGGCCAGCCGAACATGTCGGCGTAGAACTGAGGCAGGATGCCGAGTTGTTTGCTTTCGGACGTGCCCGGCGCGATCCCGAGCGTGTGCATGTACTCGACATACGTGGTCACGGGCAGCACAGGGATCGCCAGGGGGACAAGGGTGGATGCGGTCGCCGCCAGCACGATCGCGTAGGAGGGCACGAGGAACCGGCGGACCCATCCGGTGGTCCAGGCTTCGATGCTCACCCCACCTGCGGCGAAGAGCAGGGGAAAACCGGCGGCGAGGTACTCGGCCTTGCTGTGTCCATTGATCACGAGGATCGCGGTGACACAAAGGAAGGCAGTCCCGAGGAACCGGAACCGTGCAAGAGGCCGTGCGAAGAATAGTCCTACGACCCCCGCGAGCCAGAGCGGCAGGGCGAACGGGTTGTGGAGCAGGAGTTGGTCCGCAAGGAACCGCAATGGCGTCAGTCCGGAGTATTTCCCGCTCGTGGCATTCTGGATGAATTCCAGGTGCGCATAGTTGTGAAGGATGTTCCACACGATGAACGGCGCGAACAGGACGGCCGCTGCGACCGCTCCCCGCACGGCATGCCTCGTCCAGAGCATGGACCGGTACGGCGAGAAGATGAGTCCGGCCACCAGTCCTGCTGCCAGCCAGAGTATCCCGATCTTGTTCATTGCTCCGAGGCCGATGATGATCCCGAGCGGGAGGAACATCCTGCCGTCCCCGGTGCTGACCAGTCGCACCGCTGTGAGGACCGCGGTCGTCCAGAGCAACACATCCAGGGAGTTCATGGAATAGATCCCCGAAAATGCGATGAGGACCGGAGAGAACCCGGCGCCGACGGCAGCGAGGGCCTGGGCGGTCCGCCCACCCCCCAATGCGGCAGCGATGCGCCCGGTCACGATCACCGTTGCGGATCCTGCGAGCGCGGGGACGAGGCGCAGGACGAACAGCGATTCACCGAGGATCCCACGGACCACGGCAAGGACGAAGATGGAGAGCGGGGGATGGTCCACGTAGCCGAGATCGAGGTGGTCCGCGCACGCGAGGTAGTACAACTCGTCACGGAAGTATCCATACCCGCCAAACGTATTGGTCCAGAGGTGCAGGCCGAGGCGCACCAGTGCGATCATCATGACGATGGCCGGTCCGGATGTAAGCGTCTCGCGAAGCGTTTCTGGTCTGTGCATCAGATCCTCAGCGATGTGGTGCACGATCGGGGTGCATCCCCCGCGGGTGGCATGGAAGCCTGGCGGGGAATGTGGGTGAATACGGAAGGGACAGGAGTTGGTCCGGGCCTCCGCAGGCGGTCCCGTCCGTCCGGCGTTCGGGCCGGGTGGGACCGCCATTCATTACTATACGGGGGCGGTTACAGCGATGTTGCGCGGCTCAGATCGCCGGTACAGGGAACGATTTGATCTGATTCAGGGCTGCCTTCACCTCGTCGAGATGCAGCTCGTGATTCTCGAGCTTTC includes the following:
- a CDS encoding glycosyltransferase family 39 protein; its protein translation is MHRPETLRETLTSGPAIVMMIALVRLGLHLWTNTFGGYGYFRDELYYLACADHLDLGYVDHPPLSIFVLAVVRGILGESLFVLRLVPALAGSATVIVTGRIAAALGGGRTAQALAAVGAGFSPVLIAFSGIYSMNSLDVLLWTTAVLTAVRLVSTGDGRMFLPLGIIIGLGAMNKIGILWLAAGLVAGLIFSPYRSMLWTRHAVRGAVAAAVLFAPFIVWNILHNYAHLEFIQNATSGKYSGLTPLRFLADQLLLHNPFALPLWLAGVVGLFFARPLARFRFLGTAFLCVTAILVINGHSKAEYLAAGFPLLFAAGGVSIEAWTTGWVRRFLVPSYAIVLAATASTLVPLAIPVLPVTTYVEYMHTLGIAPGTSESKQLGILPQFYADMFGWPEKAAAVAAVYNRLTPEEKARCAIFSDNYGRTAAIDLFGRHYGLPRAIGNHNNYWLWGPRGYTGEVVIILGGALKDKQEIFASAEVAGVASSPWSMPYENDVPVYLCRGLRVPLADAWAKLKHYE